A stretch of the Ochrobactrum sp. BTU1 genome encodes the following:
- the addA gene encoding double-strand break repair helicase AddA: protein MKKQRVIPKETIDAQASAANPLASVWVSANAGSGKTHVLTERVIRLLLEGTDPSKILCLTYTKAAAAVMQNRVFARLSEWAMLPDEDLADRLVKLEGRRPGATRLAVARRLFARALETPGGLKIQTIHAFCEAILHQFPLEANIAGHFEMMDDLMQVALVGEARRTLLETAHGGGDPELANAFADVMQAAGEMGLQALLDEAVGRRNGLQQYISALGNADERSETLHRHFRFRPDTRESDLLDDMWPVPEFSDDALDLILSIQKGAARAHDFALQLKQYDKVKSSFDKEAVLRASFLKATGEAKSGSYVGSAAVKKLLPDFEEDFNAAAMRVELGLDKIKELRLIRLNLAGLTLIDNLLQRYHDLKRKRGLLDFEDLITRTVALLARDGAGQWVQYKLDRGIDHILVDEAQDTSPDQWQVIRMLSEEFFSGLGQRNVQRTLFAVGDEKQSIYSFQGAVPEDFAAQGRAVSLRAQDAELKFERVSLNFSFRSAPDVLQAVDEVFARPEANRGLSGATVHSAIRDNEPGEVEIWDMLTPEEVEEPDDWRVPVDHLQAPAIKLAEQIAATIRYWLDRGETIPGQNRKLAPKDIMVLVRKRDQFMPALSRALKERHVPVAGADRLKLTSHIAIQDLMALGRFVLQPSDDLSLASLLKSPLFGWDDDRLFALAHPRKSGETLFERLYHASLEDPALIGVHKTLSRWRNMADTMPIFEFYARILSADGARRKLLARLGPEAGDIIDEFQNYALSAERAGLPGMQAFLETLDAASPQIKRELDQGRNEVRIMTVHAAKGLEGAVVFLVDPGNAVWSGTRAPKLIPFDLSNDGPQVKGYLWQPNAGYQTGFLASQIEGLKARAEEEYRRLLYVGMTRAEDKLIVCGYRGSRESGETWHRLVEDALTTKAETFVHPVSGVAARRYRNTPRGLTEIAEPEVAKAAELPPLPLDYLKPIKPEPGLPRPLAPSGASALIEADEEPPLDTLSPVLGQGGETSAFALRRGTAIHMLLQYLPEVTANEREKLAQDYLARIAADWPEAERAKAWASVATILADPKFAPVFARGSRGEVAVMGTINLGGKDHAVSGQIDRISVDENRVLIVDYKTNRPPPQTVETVPFAYRAQLALYRELLAPLYPGRVVEVALLFTEGPYLLPLPENVLNEALKALSDSQGKVSNQSLTNAG from the coding sequence ATGAAAAAACAACGTGTCATTCCAAAGGAAACAATCGACGCGCAGGCCAGTGCCGCCAATCCGCTGGCCTCTGTCTGGGTGTCGGCGAATGCCGGTTCGGGTAAGACTCACGTTCTGACCGAGCGCGTTATCCGGCTGCTGCTCGAAGGCACTGATCCATCAAAAATCCTTTGCCTGACCTATACCAAGGCGGCAGCCGCCGTCATGCAAAACCGCGTCTTTGCGCGATTGTCCGAATGGGCAATGTTGCCGGATGAGGATCTGGCTGACAGGCTTGTCAAGCTCGAAGGCAGGCGCCCGGGAGCGACACGGCTTGCGGTGGCACGCAGGCTTTTTGCGCGCGCGCTTGAAACGCCGGGCGGGTTGAAAATCCAGACCATCCACGCATTTTGCGAAGCCATCCTGCATCAGTTCCCGCTTGAGGCGAATATTGCAGGCCACTTCGAGATGATGGACGATCTTATGCAGGTGGCTCTTGTCGGCGAAGCGCGACGCACCCTGCTTGAGACCGCGCACGGCGGCGGTGATCCGGAACTGGCAAACGCCTTTGCCGATGTCATGCAGGCAGCGGGCGAGATGGGTTTGCAGGCACTGCTTGATGAGGCTGTTGGTCGCCGCAATGGCTTGCAGCAATACATTTCTGCGCTTGGTAATGCGGATGAGCGCAGCGAGACTTTGCACAGGCATTTCCGTTTTCGGCCAGACACGCGCGAATCCGATTTGCTGGATGATATGTGGCCGGTGCCGGAATTTTCAGACGATGCACTCGATCTCATTTTGTCGATCCAGAAGGGTGCGGCACGCGCACATGATTTTGCGTTGCAGCTCAAGCAATATGACAAGGTCAAAAGCAGCTTCGACAAGGAAGCCGTTCTGCGCGCTTCCTTCCTGAAAGCCACCGGCGAAGCAAAATCCGGTTCCTATGTCGGCTCGGCTGCGGTCAAAAAGCTGCTGCCGGATTTCGAGGAAGATTTTAATGCCGCAGCAATGCGTGTTGAACTCGGTCTCGACAAGATCAAGGAGTTGCGGCTTATCCGGCTAAATCTGGCCGGGCTCACACTCATTGATAATCTCCTGCAGCGCTATCATGATTTGAAGCGCAAGCGCGGCCTGCTCGACTTTGAAGACCTGATTACCCGCACGGTGGCGCTTCTGGCGCGTGATGGGGCGGGGCAATGGGTACAGTATAAGCTTGATCGTGGCATTGATCATATTCTTGTCGATGAAGCACAGGATACCAGCCCCGATCAGTGGCAGGTCATCCGCATGTTGTCGGAAGAGTTTTTCTCGGGCCTCGGTCAGCGTAATGTGCAGCGTACGCTGTTTGCCGTTGGCGATGAAAAACAGTCGATCTACTCGTTTCAGGGCGCAGTGCCGGAAGACTTTGCTGCACAGGGCAGGGCGGTCAGCCTCCGGGCACAGGATGCAGAGCTTAAATTCGAGCGCGTAAGCCTCAATTTCTCGTTCCGTTCGGCCCCTGATGTTTTGCAGGCCGTGGACGAAGTTTTTGCTCGTCCCGAGGCCAATCGCGGCTTGTCAGGTGCCACTGTTCACTCCGCCATTCGCGATAATGAGCCGGGCGAGGTGGAAATCTGGGATATGCTGACGCCGGAAGAGGTGGAGGAGCCCGACGACTGGCGCGTGCCGGTCGATCATTTGCAAGCTCCAGCTATCAAACTCGCCGAACAGATTGCAGCAACCATTCGCTACTGGCTTGACCGCGGCGAAACCATTCCGGGCCAGAACCGCAAACTTGCGCCGAAAGATATTATGGTGCTGGTTCGTAAGCGCGATCAGTTCATGCCAGCGCTTTCGCGCGCACTCAAAGAGCGCCATGTGCCGGTGGCTGGTGCCGACCGCCTCAAGCTTACAAGCCACATCGCCATTCAGGATCTGATGGCGCTGGGGCGTTTCGTGTTGCAGCCGTCAGATGATTTGTCATTGGCTTCGCTTCTCAAAAGCCCGCTGTTTGGCTGGGATGATGACAGACTGTTTGCGCTCGCCCATCCGCGCAAGAGCGGCGAAACGCTGTTTGAGCGCCTTTATCATGCATCCCTTGAAGACCCGGCACTGATCGGCGTTCATAAGACGCTGAGCCGTTGGCGCAATATGGCCGACACCATGCCGATCTTCGAGTTCTATGCGCGGATTCTCAGCGCAGATGGTGCAAGACGTAAGCTTTTGGCGCGGCTTGGACCGGAAGCAGGCGATATTATCGATGAATTCCAGAACTATGCGCTTTCGGCTGAACGCGCTGGTCTGCCGGGTATGCAGGCATTTCTGGAAACGCTTGATGCCGCCTCGCCGCAGATCAAGCGCGAACTTGATCAGGGCCGCAACGAAGTACGTATCATGACGGTTCATGCCGCCAAGGGGCTTGAGGGTGCTGTGGTGTTTCTGGTTGATCCGGGTAATGCCGTCTGGAGCGGAACACGCGCGCCCAAGCTGATCCCGTTTGATCTCAGCAATGACGGGCCACAGGTCAAAGGCTATCTCTGGCAGCCCAACGCTGGCTATCAGACCGGCTTTTTGGCGTCACAGATTGAAGGCTTGAAGGCTCGTGCGGAAGAAGAATATCGCCGCCTGCTCTATGTAGGCATGACGCGTGCTGAAGATAAGTTGATTGTCTGTGGCTATCGTGGTTCGCGTGAAAGCGGCGAGACATGGCACAGGCTGGTTGAAGATGCGCTCACAACCAAGGCTGAGACCTTTGTGCATCCGGTATCGGGTGTTGCCGCCCGGCGCTATCGCAACACGCCGCGCGGTCTCACTGAGATTGCAGAGCCTGAAGTGGCGAAAGCAGCAGAGCTGCCACCGCTGCCGCTCGACTATCTCAAGCCCATAAAGCCGGAACCGGGGTTGCCGCGTCCGCTGGCGCCATCGGGTGCATCAGCACTGATTGAAGCGGATGAGGAGCCACCGCTTGATACGCTGTCGCCGGTTCTGGGACAGGGCGGCGAGACGTCTGCATTTGCTCTTCGTCGCGGTACGGCGATCCATATGCTGTTGCAATATCTGCCAGAAGTGACCGCGAATGAGCGCGAGAAGCTTGCACAGGATTATCTGGCACGCATTGCTGCCGACTGGCCGGAAGCTGAACGCGCGAAAGCCTGGGCGAGTGTTGCAACAATTCTGGCCGATCCAAAGTTTGCGCCGGTTTTTGCTCGCGGATCGCGTGGTGAAGTGGCGGTCATGGGCACGATCAATCTCGGCGGAAAAGACCATGCCGTCTCGGGTCAGATCGACCGCATCAGCGTTGATGAAAACCGCGTGCTGATTGTGGATTATAAAACCAATCGACCTCCACCACAGACCGTTGAAACTGTGCCTTTTGCCTATCGCGCACAGCTGGCGCTTTATCGGGAATTGCTTGCGCCTCTTTATCCGGGAAGGGTTGTTGAAGTGGCTTTGCTCTTCACGGAAGGCCCGTATTTGCTGCCATTGCCGGAAAACGTGCTCAATGAAGCATTGAAGGCTCTCAGTGACTCTCAAGGAAAGGTGAGCAACCAGAGCTTGACGAATGCGGGCTGA
- a CDS encoding ABC transporter permease, which yields MFSYIASRFFRAVVTVFLVMTFAFVVLRMSGDPAQIMLGPDAPQESINAFRKAWGLDDPLWVQYLSYLKGILSFDFGVSMRDKASAMDLVLQRVPATLQITIPALIIKLCLGIPAGVYAALHRQGFADRGVITLSILGFTVPSFVLGLVLVLIFSIQLGVLPSGGSDTWIHGILPTLTIAIGGTAILARFSRSAMIEVLGRPYIRTASAKGVSWHDVVWKHALPNASVPIVTIVGFMVGSLIAGAVVVETIFSWPGVGRLLVVSVANRDLAVVQCLLLMIASCMVVSNLIVDVLYGVLDPRLRSKAAH from the coding sequence ATGTTTTCTTATATAGCGTCCCGCTTTTTTCGTGCAGTGGTCACAGTGTTTCTGGTTATGACCTTCGCTTTCGTTGTGCTGCGCATGTCTGGTGACCCCGCGCAGATCATGCTTGGCCCCGATGCACCGCAGGAATCCATCAATGCTTTTCGCAAGGCATGGGGGCTGGATGACCCGCTATGGGTTCAATATCTCTCTTATCTCAAAGGGATACTGAGTTTTGATTTCGGCGTCTCCATGCGCGACAAGGCATCGGCGATGGATCTGGTCTTGCAGCGCGTTCCGGCTACCCTTCAAATCACGATACCAGCACTGATCATCAAGCTCTGCCTTGGTATTCCTGCAGGCGTCTATGCCGCGTTGCATCGCCAGGGTTTTGCGGATCGTGGTGTTATCACGCTTTCCATTCTTGGTTTCACGGTGCCGTCTTTTGTTCTCGGTCTCGTGCTGGTTCTGATCTTCTCTATCCAGCTGGGTGTGCTGCCATCAGGTGGCAGCGATACGTGGATACACGGCATCCTGCCAACGCTCACCATCGCGATTGGCGGCACGGCAATTCTCGCCCGGTTTTCGCGTTCAGCGATGATCGAGGTTCTGGGCCGCCCCTATATCCGCACAGCTTCGGCCAAGGGTGTAAGCTGGCATGATGTGGTGTGGAAACACGCCTTGCCTAACGCCTCTGTGCCCATTGTCACCATTGTGGGCTTCATGGTCGGCTCGCTGATTGCCGGTGCGGTTGTCGTGGAGACCATCTTTTCATGGCCGGGTGTTGGGCGTTTGCTCGTCGTCTCGGTTGCCAATCGTGACCTCGCAGTTGTGCAATGTCTTCTTCTGATGATCGCAAGCTGCATGGTTGTCTCCAATCTCATTGTCGATGTTCTCTACGGTGTTCTTGATCCGCGCCTGAGATCAAAGGCTGCGCATTAA
- the trxA gene encoding thioredoxin, giving the protein MATVKVDNSNFQSDVLQSSEPVVVDFWAEWCGPCKMIAPALDEIAAEMAGQVKIAKVNIDENPELAAQFGVRSIPTLLMFKDGELAANMVGAAPKSRLADWIKASAA; this is encoded by the coding sequence ATGGCAACCGTAAAGGTCGATAACAGCAATTTTCAGTCGGACGTTCTTCAGTCGAGCGAGCCTGTGGTCGTTGATTTCTGGGCTGAATGGTGCGGTCCTTGCAAGATGATCGCTCCGGCTCTTGACGAAATCGCCGCTGAAATGGCTGGACAGGTCAAGATCGCCAAGGTCAATATCGACGAAAATCCAGAACTCGCAGCACAGTTCGGCGTGCGTTCGATCCCGACGCTTCTGATGTTCAAGGATGGCGAACTTGCCGCCAACATGGTTGGCGCTGCTCCAAAGAGCCGCCTTGCTGACTGGATCAAGGCTTCTGCTGCTTAA
- a CDS encoding ABC transporter permease: MTDTALHSTTAIRAPGLITRLRKSVPASVAFAILWLALMLFVVIFADLLRPYPITKMDLMARLVPLGTPGHWLGTDELGRDVYSRLLQSIRVSLIIAFGATILSAFFGTLLGFLAARFRGWVEQVVLMLADFQAALPFMVLALAVLAFFGNSMTLLICLMGFYGWERYARIARGLAISAGAQGYASAVVQLGATPFRVYFHHILPNVASTLIVSMTLTFPEIILMESGLSFLGLGVQPPESSLGNMVGFAREYLTQAPWIMLAPAMVIVLTTLSISLLGDWLRDKLDPTVQ; encoded by the coding sequence ATGACCGACACAGCTCTTCACAGCACGACCGCAATCCGGGCGCCGGGGCTTATTACCCGTCTGCGCAAGTCAGTACCGGCAAGCGTTGCATTCGCGATCCTCTGGCTTGCTTTGATGCTTTTTGTAGTGATTTTTGCCGATCTTCTCCGGCCCTATCCGATCACCAAAATGGATCTGATGGCGCGTCTTGTTCCACTTGGTACGCCCGGTCATTGGCTGGGCACGGACGAGCTTGGTCGCGATGTCTACTCGCGTCTTTTGCAGTCGATCCGTGTTTCCCTAATCATCGCATTTGGTGCGACGATCCTCTCAGCATTTTTTGGAACGCTGCTCGGCTTTCTGGCTGCACGCTTCCGCGGCTGGGTTGAGCAGGTGGTGCTGATGCTGGCCGATTTTCAGGCAGCACTTCCGTTCATGGTGCTGGCACTTGCCGTTCTGGCGTTCTTCGGCAACTCGATGACGCTGCTTATCTGTCTCATGGGGTTTTATGGCTGGGAGCGCTATGCACGCATCGCACGTGGTCTTGCGATTTCCGCCGGTGCCCAGGGTTATGCGAGTGCTGTCGTACAACTGGGGGCGACGCCTTTTCGCGTCTATTTTCACCATATCCTGCCCAATGTCGCCTCCACACTGATCGTGTCGATGACCCTGACGTTCCCGGAAATCATTCTGATGGAATCGGGCCTCTCATTTCTCGGCCTCGGCGTGCAGCCACCCGAAAGCTCACTCGGCAACATGGTTGGCTTTGCGCGTGAATATCTAACGCAGGCACCATGGATCATGCTGGCACCGGCGATGGTCATCGTGCTGACAACCCTCTCAATCTCCCTGCTCGGGGACTGGCTGCGCGACAAGCTGGACCCAACCGTTCAATAG
- a CDS encoding glycerophosphodiester phosphodiesterase, producing the protein MKKIMAHRGARNLWAENSLTGFRNVQKLDVDSVEFDLHLTSAGQILVIHDSTLERTTDAQGHVRELDDETRRTIHLKDEQGVITDDHIPTFEEVLDVLAAKPQLDLYVELKSGSDGKPYEGLVEKAVEIIKARGIEERVVLHSFDRSVVERCAEVAPQIRRLMSLNAEWVERNGGLEHFFTSVEPLVDYVGVHHALFEAEFERITSLFPKERLGVWTLNDRALIDRWMQRDVAYITSDSPDLVVASRHALAEQPA; encoded by the coding sequence ATGAAAAAGATCATGGCACATCGCGGCGCACGCAATCTATGGGCTGAAAATTCGCTGACAGGTTTCAGAAATGTGCAGAAACTCGACGTCGATAGCGTCGAGTTCGACCTTCATCTGACAAGTGCCGGTCAGATTCTGGTAATCCATGACAGCACGCTCGAACGCACGACCGATGCGCAGGGCCATGTCCGCGAACTGGATGATGAGACCCGTCGGACCATTCATCTGAAAGACGAACAGGGCGTCATCACCGACGATCATATCCCGACCTTTGAAGAAGTGCTGGATGTGCTCGCAGCCAAGCCTCAACTCGATCTCTATGTTGAGCTGAAGTCTGGCTCAGACGGCAAGCCATATGAAGGACTGGTTGAGAAGGCTGTCGAAATCATCAAGGCACGCGGCATCGAAGAACGTGTCGTTCTGCACTCTTTCGACCGCAGTGTCGTTGAACGCTGTGCCGAAGTTGCTCCACAGATCAGACGTTTGATGTCACTCAACGCTGAATGGGTCGAGCGCAATGGTGGGCTGGAGCATTTCTTCACCAGTGTTGAACCTCTGGTCGATTATGTCGGCGTTCATCACGCGCTGTTTGAAGCCGAATTTGAGCGCATCACCTCGCTTTTCCCCAAGGAACGCCTTGGCGTCTGGACACTGAATGATCGCGCGCTGATTGATCGCTGGATGCAGAGAGACGTCGCTTACATCACGTCTGACAGTCCTGATCTGGTTGTCGCATCGCGACATGCCCTTGCTGAACAACCCGCCTGA
- a CDS encoding ABC transporter ATP-binding protein, translated as MAFVSIRDLKVSFNGVQVLHGINLDIDRGETLGLVGESGCGKSVTWLAALGLLPGKTSVSGSVVVDGQQLIGAPRHAQESVRGGRVAMIFQDPSSSLNPVKKVGPQIVESLSLHRGLKGSAARLEAVKLMERVGIPDAARRFDLFPHEFSGGQCQRIMIAIALAGEPDVLIADEPTTALDVTIQAQILDLLNEIRQETGMAIVFISHDLGAVSQICERVSVMYAGRIVESGQTAELFETPKHPYTLGLFDAIPRLDGGRERLRAIPGTVPDPRNLPQGCAFAPRCPQVSEQCEKHIPDLRQLSRQKVACFNAADVLHTHYTDAANIAGALKSEGAAA; from the coding sequence GTGGCATTCGTCTCCATTCGGGATTTAAAGGTTTCTTTCAACGGTGTGCAGGTTCTGCACGGTATCAATCTCGACATCGACCGGGGTGAAACTCTGGGTCTGGTTGGGGAATCGGGGTGCGGAAAATCCGTAACCTGGCTGGCAGCTCTTGGGCTTTTGCCGGGAAAAACATCTGTTTCCGGTTCAGTGGTTGTTGATGGTCAACAGCTGATTGGTGCTCCCCGCCATGCGCAGGAAAGCGTTCGTGGCGGTCGCGTTGCAATGATTTTTCAAGATCCAAGCTCGTCGCTTAATCCGGTCAAGAAAGTTGGCCCGCAGATTGTGGAATCATTGTCTCTTCATCGTGGATTGAAGGGCAGTGCAGCGCGGCTTGAAGCAGTCAAACTTATGGAGCGGGTTGGCATTCCGGATGCTGCGAGACGGTTTGATCTTTTCCCGCATGAATTTTCAGGTGGCCAGTGTCAGCGGATCATGATCGCTATCGCATTGGCCGGTGAGCCGGATGTGCTGATTGCCGATGAGCCAACCACTGCACTCGATGTCACCATTCAGGCGCAGATACTCGATCTTCTGAATGAAATCAGGCAGGAAACCGGCATGGCAATCGTGTTCATCAGCCATGACCTTGGCGCGGTGAGTCAGATTTGCGAGCGCGTGTCAGTGATGTATGCGGGCCGGATTGTTGAAAGCGGACAAACTGCAGAACTGTTCGAGACGCCAAAACATCCATACACACTCGGTCTGTTCGATGCCATTCCAAGGCTCGATGGTGGTCGCGAAAGACTACGAGCCATTCCGGGTACGGTTCCCGATCCGCGAAACCTGCCACAGGGCTGCGCCTTTGCTCCGCGCTGCCCGCAAGTCAGCGAGCAATGTGAAAAACACATCCCCGATCTCCGTCAATTAAGCCGACAGAAAGTCGCGTGTTTCAACGCAGCAGACGTGTTGCATACCCATTATACGGATGCGGCAAATATAGCGGGTGCGCTAAAGTCAGAAGGAGCGGCAGCATGA
- a CDS encoding ABC transporter substrate-binding protein: MLINRRHALGLMGATAGTLILPSIGRANQRRSITIAVQKITNNNTLDIWNEQSNVGERVFFPNLWEGLILRDWMGNQGPVPGLATEWKRLDDKTIELKLRQGVKFHNGDELTAEDVVFSFSDERLFAGTEPAGGKTLYEANFKPQTEKELPAAIPGISRRLWPALRGVEAVDKYTVRFHNATPDVTLEGRLYAFGSQIANKRAWNEAKSYTDWARKPVTTGPYKVADYKPDVELVLEAHDEYWGGRPPLQQIRFVEVPEVASRVNGLISGQYDFACDLPPDQIGNVANNPGLEVQSSTIWNHRTTIFNTQNEVLRDPLVRRAMTHSIDRQAIVDSLWAGQTVVPAGLQFESFSTSDMFIEGWEPPKFDPELARDLLKQANYKGDAIPYRLLNNYYTNQTPTAQVLVEMWKQVGLNVEIEMKENWAQIHDPAGTKGVRDWSASNNINDPITPMVVQFGPNGEVQQKKDWSNEEVNKLSVIMETSTDRGERKKAIKRMLEICEREDPVYNILHQNAVFTGMKKELKWKAAPAFAMDFRSNNWNV; this comes from the coding sequence ATGCTTATTAATCGTCGTCACGCATTAGGTCTGATGGGAGCCACCGCCGGCACCCTTATCCTTCCAAGCATCGGTCGCGCCAATCAGCGCCGTTCGATCACGATTGCCGTGCAGAAGATCACCAACAACAACACGCTCGACATCTGGAACGAGCAGTCGAATGTTGGCGAGCGCGTCTTCTTCCCGAATTTGTGGGAAGGTCTCATCCTTCGTGACTGGATGGGCAATCAGGGCCCTGTTCCGGGTCTTGCGACCGAATGGAAGCGTCTGGACGACAAAACCATTGAACTCAAGCTGCGTCAGGGCGTCAAGTTCCACAATGGTGATGAACTGACGGCTGAAGACGTCGTCTTCTCGTTCTCGGACGAGCGCCTTTTTGCAGGCACTGAGCCTGCCGGTGGCAAGACGCTTTACGAGGCAAACTTCAAGCCGCAAACTGAAAAAGAACTGCCGGCCGCAATTCCAGGCATTTCGCGCCGTCTGTGGCCAGCTCTTCGCGGCGTTGAAGCTGTCGACAAATACACCGTGCGTTTCCACAACGCGACACCTGACGTCACCCTTGAAGGCCGTCTCTACGCCTTTGGTTCGCAGATCGCCAACAAGCGCGCCTGGAATGAAGCGAAATCCTATACTGATTGGGCACGCAAGCCGGTCACGACTGGCCCTTACAAGGTTGCTGATTATAAGCCTGACGTAGAACTCGTTCTTGAGGCTCACGACGAATATTGGGGTGGTCGTCCACCGCTCCAGCAGATTCGCTTCGTGGAAGTGCCAGAAGTAGCAAGCCGCGTAAACGGCCTCATTTCCGGTCAGTACGACTTCGCCTGTGATCTTCCACCTGACCAGATTGGCAATGTTGCCAACAATCCAGGCCTTGAAGTTCAAAGCTCGACCATCTGGAACCATCGTACAACGATCTTCAACACGCAGAACGAAGTCCTGCGCGATCCGCTCGTTCGCCGCGCGATGACCCATTCGATCGACCGTCAGGCAATCGTGGATTCGCTCTGGGCTGGCCAGACCGTTGTTCCGGCAGGTCTGCAGTTTGAAAGCTTCAGCACCTCCGACATGTTTATCGAAGGTTGGGAGCCACCGAAGTTTGATCCTGAACTGGCACGCGATCTGCTCAAGCAGGCCAACTACAAGGGCGATGCGATTCCTTATCGCCTGCTCAACAACTACTATACCAACCAGACGCCAACCGCTCAGGTTCTGGTGGAAATGTGGAAGCAGGTTGGTCTCAATGTCGAGATCGAGATGAAGGAAAACTGGGCGCAGATTCACGATCCAGCAGGCACAAAGGGTGTCCGTGACTGGTCGGCATCCAACAACATCAATGATCCGATCACACCAATGGTGGTTCAGTTTGGCCCGAACGGCGAAGTCCAGCAGAAGAAGGACTGGTCGAACGAAGAGGTCAACAAGCTGTCGGTTATCATGGAAACTTCGACCGATCGCGGAGAGCGCAAGAAGGCGATCAAGCGTATGCTTGAAATCTGCGAGCGCGAAGATCCGGTTTACAACATCCTGCATCAGAATGCCGTGTTTACCGGCATGAAGAAGGAACTGAAGTGGAAGGCTGCTCCGGCATTCGCCATGGATTTCCGTTCGAACAACTGGAACGTCTGA
- a CDS encoding ABC transporter ATP-binding protein, translating into MSYLLEARNLVRTYQAGGIFRKADPVKAVDGVSLTIKPGETLGIVGESGCGKSTLGRMLLGIDDASEGQVFFDGKPLPPRNTPEWRKLRAQMQLVFQDPLAALDRRLTIASQIGEPLQIHGMARGTELKERIEELMISVGLRRDQGDRYPHELSGGQRQRVIIARALATSPRLLVCDEPVSALDVSIQAQVVNLLRDLQERHGVAMVFISHDLKVVRNICDRVAVMYLGKIVEEASSGVIFETPQHPYTKALVSSVPVPGKRLEHRMILKGEPPNPANRPDGCVFHPRCPMAGFQCPTTMPDLEVSGYDRRTACHFVEPVKTAA; encoded by the coding sequence ATGAGTTACCTTCTGGAAGCACGCAATCTGGTCCGGACCTATCAGGCGGGCGGTATCTTCAGAAAAGCTGATCCGGTCAAAGCGGTTGATGGTGTCAGCCTGACGATCAAGCCCGGCGAAACACTGGGTATCGTAGGGGAATCTGGTTGCGGCAAATCCACCCTTGGCCGCATGTTGCTTGGCATTGATGACGCCAGCGAAGGGCAGGTGTTTTTTGACGGAAAGCCGTTGCCGCCGCGCAATACGCCTGAATGGCGGAAGCTGCGTGCGCAAATGCAGCTGGTCTTTCAGGACCCACTTGCAGCGCTTGATCGACGGCTGACGATTGCCTCGCAAATCGGCGAGCCTTTGCAGATTCATGGCATGGCCCGAGGCACAGAGCTTAAAGAACGTATCGAAGAACTGATGATATCGGTCGGTCTCCGCCGCGATCAGGGAGATCGCTATCCGCATGAATTGTCGGGTGGCCAGCGCCAGCGTGTCATCATCGCGCGGGCACTGGCAACAAGTCCACGACTGCTGGTCTGCGATGAACCGGTTTCGGCACTTGATGTTTCCATTCAGGCGCAGGTCGTCAATCTGCTGCGTGATTTGCAGGAACGCCACGGCGTTGCCATGGTTTTCATCAGCCATGATCTCAAGGTGGTGCGTAATATCTGCGACCGCGTGGCGGTGATGTATCTCGGCAAGATCGTCGAGGAAGCAAGCTCCGGCGTCATTTTTGAAACACCACAACATCCCTATACAAAAGCGCTCGTTTCCTCCGTGCCTGTTCCCGGCAAACGGCTTGAACATCGCATGATCCTGAAGGGCGAACCACCCAATCCAGCTAATCGACCGGATGGTTGTGTGTTCCATCCCCGTTGTCCGATGGCTGGGTTTCAGTGTCCGACCACAATGCCTGATCTTGAAGTTTCCGGTTACGACCGCAGGACGGCCTGTCACTTTGTCGAGCCGGTTAAAACTGCAGCGTGA